Below is a genomic region from Catenuloplanes atrovinosus.
CGCCCGCGCACGTACCGCGAATGCTCGGGATCTTGATTGATTCATCGATTCTCCGCACGGCCCGCGCGGCAACGTCCCGGGCGCCGGAAATGCGTTAGATTGTCGTGCAATGTACCGGTCTTCCCCCGGACCGCGGTATGACGAAAACCTTAACGAAGAACGATTCCCCTGTACGGGAGTGAGTCTCTTGTCGCTGTTGCCGGAAACCAGCAGGCGGGTCACCGAGATCGTCACGTCGGCGCAGTCAGCCGGCCGGGTGCCGTCACTGGTGCTCGGCGTCGTGCGGGACCGGGCCCTGGTCTGCTTCACCGGCGCCGGCGAGCAGCCCCGCCCGGACGCGAAGACGCAGTACCGGATCGGCCCGATCACCAAGACGATGACCGCGGCGATGGTCCTCCAGCTGCGCGACGAGGGCGCGTTCTCGCTGGACGACCTGGTCTACCGGCACCTGCCCGGCACCTCCATCGGCGGCGTCACGCTGCGGCAGTTGCTCGCGCACGTGGCCGGCCTGCAGCGGGAGCCGGACGGCGACTGGTGGGAGCGCACCACCGGCGGCGACGTGGACCGGCTCGTCGAGGGGCTGTCGTTCGAGAAGATCGCCTGGCCGCCGTACCGGACGTACCACTACTCCCACCTGGCGTACGGCGTACTCGGCGCGGTGCTCCAGCGGGTGACCGGCGAGACCTGGCCGTCGCTGCTGGCCAAGCGCGTGATCGACCCGCTCGGCATGAAGCGCACCACGTACCACCCGGTCGAGCCGTTCGCCCGCGGGTACGTCGTGCACCCCTGGCACCACACGCTCAGCGAGGAGCCGCGGCCGGACGCGGGCGCGATGGCACCGGCCGGGCAGCTCTGGTCCACCGTCACCGACCTGGCCAAATGGGCGGCGTTCCTGGCCGACCCGGTCCCCACCGTGCTGTCCCGCGAGACCGTGGCCGAGATGTGCGCGCCGGTCGCGATCAGCGACCTCGAGTCGTGGACGCACGGGCACGGCCTGGGCGTGGAGCTCTACCGCGTCGGCGAGCGCGTCTTCACCGGTCACAGCGGATCCATGCCCGGGTACGCCGCGCAACTCACCGTGCACCGCCCCACCCGCACCGGCGTGGTCGCGTTCGCCAACGCGTACACCATGCCCACGCCCGGCGGCCTGCGCGCGGTCAGCACGGACGCGCTCACCGCGGTGCTCGACCTGGAACCGCCGCTGCCCCGGCCGTGGCGCGCCCCCGGCACGCCGCCGCCCGCGGACGCCGAGCCGCTGTGCGGGCGCTGGTGGTGGATGGGCCGCGAGTACGAGGTCAGCTGGCACGGCGAGGCGGCGGAGCTGCGAATGACGTGCGTGACGCTGCCGGGCCGGGACGCCTGGCACTTCCGCCGCGAGCCGGAGGGCCGGTGGCGCGGCCAGACCGGGTCCAACGCGGGCGAGATCCTGCGGCCGATCGCGGACGACGCGGGCGCGGTGTCCGCACTGGACATCGCGACCGCGGTGTTCACCCGCGCTGCTCCCGCGGCACCGTGACGAAGTCGATCAGCCGCTCCATCGAGTTGATCAGCGGGGTCTCCAGGTCGCGGTAGCTGGACACCGACGTGAGGATGCGCCGCCACATGTCCTGCGGCGTGGCGACGCCGAGCGCCTCGCAGACGCCCTCCTTCCACGGCCGCCCCGGCGGGATCACCGGCCACGCGCGGATGCCGATCCGCTCCGGCTTCACCGCCTGCCAGACGTCGACGTACGGGTGGCCGGTGACGAGCACGTACGGCGAGGTCACCGACGCCACGATCCGGCTCTCCTTGGAACCCGGCACCAGGTGGTCGACCAGCACGCCGAGCCGCCGGTCCGCCGACGGCCGGAACTCCGCGACCGCGCCGGACAGGTCGTCGATGCCGTCCAGCGGCTCCACCACCACGCCCTCGATGCGCAGGTCATCGCCCCAGACGCGCTCGACCAGCGTGGCGTCGTGCACGCCCTCCACCCAGATCCGGCTGGCCTTGGCCACCCGCGCCGGCACGTTCGCCACCGCGATCGACCCGGACGCGGTGAGCGTCCTGCCCGCGGCCGGCTGCCGCGGGCCCGGCCGCCGCAGCGTCACGGTCTCGCCGTCCAGCAGGAACGCGGCCGGCTCCAGCGGGAAGTTGCGACGGCGGCCGTGCCGGTCCTCCAGCACCACCGCGCCGTACTCGAACCCCACCACCGCGCCGCAGAACCCGGACGACACGTCCTCGACCACCAGGTCCGGCTCCGCGTCCACCACCGGGATCGTCTTCCGCCGGCGCCGGTTCCCGGCCAGCACGTCGTCCCCATACATGGTCAGGACCGTAACCCGCTCACGTTTGCCGAACCATCACCCACGCCGTGGTCACGTGACGTTCTCGACAGTGCGACGGGCGACATTCGTCGTACCCACGCCGTACCCTCTTCTGCATGTCCCCCACCGCAGGCGCCACGACGCTGGTGGCGCGCCGGTCGACCCGGTTCACGGCCTGGGTGCGCGCCTGGCGTGCCGGCCTGGTCCCGTTCGACGACCTGGCCGAGGAGATCACCACCTTCGCGCCGGACGAGGAGCACCTGGCCGCCGACGCCCCCGGCACCTGGTCCGACGTCCCGCTCGGCACCGCGCTCCCCGCCTTCGCCAAGCTCCACCCCGACGAGATCCGCCTCGTCCTCCCGGTCCCCGGCGACCCCCGCGGCCTCCCCGGCCCCGGCGAGTTCACCAACGCCGCGCTCGCCGCCGGCGAGGGCGTCCTGGCCCGCGGCTTCGGCCTCGTCCCCGAGGTCCGCACGCACACCTCCGGCTCCGGCGTCACGTTCTCCACCGTGCTCTGGCGCTTCCACCCCCTCCCGGACACGGCGCTGCGCGCCTCCCTCACCGAGCCCTCCGCCGCCGAGGCCGAGGCGGACCTGTCCGCCGCGCTCGCGGAGTCCACCACGGCACTGACCCGCCTGGACATCGCGCACTGGCGGCCGGAGCTGGCGGGCGCGCTCGCCGCCATCCGCAAGCCGGACGCGGGCACCGACCTGCCGGCCGGTTTCGACCCGCGGGCCCGCCGGCTGTATGCGCGGGCGGCCGTCCTGGACCGGGTCCTCGCCCTGGCGGAGACGGCGGCGCCGGGCGGCGCGGTCAACAACTTTGAGGCGCAGCAGCGCGATGCGGCGCTGCGGCCCCTGACGACGGCGTGCCGGCGGGCGCTGGTGGCGGCCTGTAACGCGCCGTTGCGGCTTTGACGGCCGGAGATCGCTTTTCCGCTTCCGCCGGGGTCGCTTCCCGCATGCTCGGGGCGGGCACCGGTCCCGCGGTGGTCTTGCGGGCGGTTCCCTGACGGCACTGTCCCGCTGATGTGGCGACGCTGATCGAGGCGCGCGCGCCGTGCCCGGAATCTCATGGGACCGGAGCCGGACCGCGCGACAGGACTGATCTTCGACCGCCACGCTCTCAGGCGGCGGGAGTCGGGACGGCTACAGCAGCGGCTCCACCGGTCGGCGGCGCAGGTGT
It encodes:
- a CDS encoding serine hydrolase domain-containing protein — encoded protein: MSLLPETSRRVTEIVTSAQSAGRVPSLVLGVVRDRALVCFTGAGEQPRPDAKTQYRIGPITKTMTAAMVLQLRDEGAFSLDDLVYRHLPGTSIGGVTLRQLLAHVAGLQREPDGDWWERTTGGDVDRLVEGLSFEKIAWPPYRTYHYSHLAYGVLGAVLQRVTGETWPSLLAKRVIDPLGMKRTTYHPVEPFARGYVVHPWHHTLSEEPRPDAGAMAPAGQLWSTVTDLAKWAAFLADPVPTVLSRETVAEMCAPVAISDLESWTHGHGLGVELYRVGERVFTGHSGSMPGYAAQLTVHRPTRTGVVAFANAYTMPTPGGLRAVSTDALTAVLDLEPPLPRPWRAPGTPPPADAEPLCGRWWWMGREYEVSWHGEAAELRMTCVTLPGRDAWHFRREPEGRWRGQTGSNAGEILRPIADDAGAVSALDIATAVFTRAAPAAP
- a CDS encoding DUF3097 domain-containing protein, which codes for MYGDDVLAGNRRRRKTIPVVDAEPDLVVEDVSSGFCGAVVGFEYGAVVLEDRHGRRRNFPLEPAAFLLDGETVTLRRPGPRQPAAGRTLTASGSIAVANVPARVAKASRIWVEGVHDATLVERVWGDDLRIEGVVVEPLDGIDDLSGAVAEFRPSADRRLGVLVDHLVPGSKESRIVASVTSPYVLVTGHPYVDVWQAVKPERIGIRAWPVIPPGRPWKEGVCEALGVATPQDMWRRILTSVSSYRDLETPLINSMERLIDFVTVPREQRG